A single Cyprinus carpio isolate SPL01 chromosome A6, ASM1834038v1, whole genome shotgun sequence DNA region contains:
- the LOC109091486 gene encoding interactor of HORMAD1 protein 1-like isoform X1, producing the protein MKPNVWNIKEMLNIPATSGGIKNGKGPGTSDYSSLSDSQILLGSQMWPDISQGFTQEISGQSRGSQHTSQEMKEMMVSSSYSSKPFLFGGDGKISNFTGGKFVGMLDRFEEEKRKAKEKHESEILTHGILQLQESLENTRETLLNRIGGSNDITKVVVEKMDTFSKTIKGYLNSVNKGITCQFETLQSQAQKEMADRQAKSSLAAKELSSSMFNLQRDLEHLKAEQSKEQDMLGKILSQLNTLISIQKPMTGPGSARMIDSEVQTSPGLLERLCVMSDAKHYESQMICITPVIYSAKAVEQNQCALTTQKTQNRNSHALPVDRQQTAVTDEVSPDTSQRLWCKQLVETRPSSPHVDVQFTASIEDHGGQYVDRHLEPEKPLYVRENRFVTDAMEPLKVPKRRQKPLNYRGKKRAFVLPQRQLVRKKGAMKFSKDSQQNEDLQCEQKDRVPLASLCDNWKMTNKYAAENHLKLQQQATVAPVSRCVAEQPLNPFSLWSEDTDSSQMTVEYKMDEWENVVPEPKTSVIGGEGGLWQLFDFTNDSE; encoded by the exons ATGAAGCCCAATGTCTGGAATATAAAGGAGATGTTGAATATCCCCGCAACTTCTGG AGGGATAAAAAATGGTAAGGGTCCGGGAACCAGTGACTACTCCAGCCTGAGTGACTCCCAAATTCTGTTGGGCTCTCAAATGTGGCCTGACATTTCACAAGGGTTTACCCAGGAGATAAGTGGACAGAGCAGAGGTTCTCAGCATACCTCACAGGAG ATGAAGGAAATGATGGTGTCCAGCAGTTACAGTTCTAAGCCGTTTTTGTTCGGTGGTGATGGCAAAATCTCAAACTTCACTGGTGGCAAATTTGTTGGCATGTTGGACAGATTtgaggaggagaaaagaaaagccaaagaaaaacatgaaag TGAAATTCTCACTCATGGAATTCTACAGTTGCAGGAATCTCTGGAAAAT ACCAGAGAGACTTTGTTAAATCGCATTGGTGGAAGTAATGACATAACCAAAGTTGTAGTGGAGAAGATGgatactttttcaaaaacaa TTAAAGGTTATTTAAACAGTGTGAACAAAGGTATAACATGTCAGTTTGAGACTCTGCAGAGCCAAGCACAAAAAGAAATGGCAGACAGGCAAGCCAAG AGCAGTCTGGCTGCAAAAGAGTTGAGCTCAAGCATGTTTAACCTCCAACGGGATCTGGAACATCTGAAAGCAGAGCAGAGCAAGGAACAGGACATGCTGGGAAAAATTCTGTCTCAACTTAACACTCTGATTTCTATTCAGAAGCCGATGACCGGTCCTGGCTCTGCTAGAATGATTGACAGTGAGGTCCAGACATCACCTGGTTTGTTAGAGAGGCTCTGTGTCATGTCAGATGCAAAACACTACGAGAGCCAGATGATATGCATCACGCCTgtcatttattcagcaaaagcaGTAGAACAGAACCAGTGTGCACTTACAACACAGAAGACACAAAACAGAAATTCACATGCTCTGCCTGTAGATAGACAACAGACAGCAGTCACAGATGAGGTTTCACCTGATACTTCGCAGAGATTATGGTGCAAACAATTAGTTGAGACCAGACCTTCAAGCCCACATGTGGATGTTCAATTCACTGCATCCATAGAGGACCATGGAGGACAGTATGTAGATAGGCATCTGGAGCCTGAAAAACCATTGTATGTGAGAGAGAACCGATTTGTCACTGATGCGATGGAACCTCTGAAAGTACCTAAGAGGCGCCAAAAACCACTGAATTATAGGGGGAAAAAGAGAGCCTTTGTTCTCCCACAAAGACAGCTGGTGAGAAAAAAAGGAGCGATGAAGTTCTCAAAGGACAGCCAGCAGAATGAAGACCTTCAGTGTGAACAAAAAGACAGAGTACCTTTGGCTTCTCTTTGTGACAACTGGAAAATGACCAACAAGTATGCTGCAGAGAATCACTTAAAACTACAGCAGCAAGCCACTGTAGCACCAGTCAGTAGGTGTGTAGCTGAACAACCACTAAACCCCTTCAGTTTGTGGTCTGAAGACACAGACAGCTCCCAAATGACAGTGGAATACAAGATGGATGAATGGGAAAATGTGGTGCCTGAACCTAAAACTAGTGTCATAGGAGGAGAAGGTGGCCTCTGGCAGCTCTTTGACTTTACCAATGACTCAGAATAA
- the LOC109091486 gene encoding uncharacterized protein LOC109091486 isoform X2: protein MKEMMVSSSYSSKPFLFGGDGKISNFTGGKFVGMLDRFEEEKRKAKEKHESEILTHGILQLQESLENTRETLLNRIGGSNDITKVVVEKMDTFSKTIKGYLNSVNKGITCQFETLQSQAQKEMADRQAKSSLAAKELSSSMFNLQRDLEHLKAEQSKEQDMLGKILSQLNTLISIQKPMTGPGSARMIDSEVQTSPGLLERLCVMSDAKHYESQMICITPVIYSAKAVEQNQCALTTQKTQNRNSHALPVDRQQTAVTDEVSPDTSQRLWCKQLVETRPSSPHVDVQFTASIEDHGGQYVDRHLEPEKPLYVRENRFVTDAMEPLKVPKRRQKPLNYRGKKRAFVLPQRQLVRKKGAMKFSKDSQQNEDLQCEQKDRVPLASLCDNWKMTNKYAAENHLKLQQQATVAPVSRCVAEQPLNPFSLWSEDTDSSQMTVEYKMDEWENVVPEPKTSVIGGEGGLWQLFDFTNDSE from the exons ATGAAGGAAATGATGGTGTCCAGCAGTTACAGTTCTAAGCCGTTTTTGTTCGGTGGTGATGGCAAAATCTCAAACTTCACTGGTGGCAAATTTGTTGGCATGTTGGACAGATTtgaggaggagaaaagaaaagccaaagaaaaacatgaaag TGAAATTCTCACTCATGGAATTCTACAGTTGCAGGAATCTCTGGAAAAT ACCAGAGAGACTTTGTTAAATCGCATTGGTGGAAGTAATGACATAACCAAAGTTGTAGTGGAGAAGATGgatactttttcaaaaacaa TTAAAGGTTATTTAAACAGTGTGAACAAAGGTATAACATGTCAGTTTGAGACTCTGCAGAGCCAAGCACAAAAAGAAATGGCAGACAGGCAAGCCAAG AGCAGTCTGGCTGCAAAAGAGTTGAGCTCAAGCATGTTTAACCTCCAACGGGATCTGGAACATCTGAAAGCAGAGCAGAGCAAGGAACAGGACATGCTGGGAAAAATTCTGTCTCAACTTAACACTCTGATTTCTATTCAGAAGCCGATGACCGGTCCTGGCTCTGCTAGAATGATTGACAGTGAGGTCCAGACATCACCTGGTTTGTTAGAGAGGCTCTGTGTCATGTCAGATGCAAAACACTACGAGAGCCAGATGATATGCATCACGCCTgtcatttattcagcaaaagcaGTAGAACAGAACCAGTGTGCACTTACAACACAGAAGACACAAAACAGAAATTCACATGCTCTGCCTGTAGATAGACAACAGACAGCAGTCACAGATGAGGTTTCACCTGATACTTCGCAGAGATTATGGTGCAAACAATTAGTTGAGACCAGACCTTCAAGCCCACATGTGGATGTTCAATTCACTGCATCCATAGAGGACCATGGAGGACAGTATGTAGATAGGCATCTGGAGCCTGAAAAACCATTGTATGTGAGAGAGAACCGATTTGTCACTGATGCGATGGAACCTCTGAAAGTACCTAAGAGGCGCCAAAAACCACTGAATTATAGGGGGAAAAAGAGAGCCTTTGTTCTCCCACAAAGACAGCTGGTGAGAAAAAAAGGAGCGATGAAGTTCTCAAAGGACAGCCAGCAGAATGAAGACCTTCAGTGTGAACAAAAAGACAGAGTACCTTTGGCTTCTCTTTGTGACAACTGGAAAATGACCAACAAGTATGCTGCAGAGAATCACTTAAAACTACAGCAGCAAGCCACTGTAGCACCAGTCAGTAGGTGTGTAGCTGAACAACCACTAAACCCCTTCAGTTTGTGGTCTGAAGACACAGACAGCTCCCAAATGACAGTGGAATACAAGATGGATGAATGGGAAAATGTGGTGCCTGAACCTAAAACTAGTGTCATAGGAGGAGAAGGTGGCCTCTGGCAGCTCTTTGACTTTACCAATGACTCAGAATAA
- the LOC109091473 gene encoding kelch repeat and BTB domain-containing protein 12-like, with the protein MDLRSRHGLTLLEQLNRMRDAEQLTDVVLVAEGVSFPCHRAVLSAFSPYFRVMFTCGLRECTNRKVVLRDMPAPSLALLLEYMYSSNLPLTAANVQGISVAAFLLQMDEVFSRCQIYMIDNMDASNCLGIYYYARDLGAEELADQAQRYLRQHFTEVCLGEEVLELEAHQLGALLCSDDLNVSREESILDVVMRWVKFCQGGIGPEEENRARHLPELLRKVRLPLVGADYLKGTVKRNTILLADAECLQIMEEAIEAASLDSDAPPQRMKLRYGMETTDLLLCIGNDGGGIRSRYGSYTERSFCYAPKTGRTLFITSPRYGDALGYVFAGVVTEKNDIIVAGELGARRMSRQKDRNVEIFMYNKEAQGSWKHLSSAEYRDSYALSSLGKNLYLIGGQMKLKNQFLITNSVERWSLQGGPWRSAAPLPMPLAYHSVVRMKGHLYVLGGRTPQSHRTDDEPDRMSNRLLEYNPETNKWSELGPMKYSKYRCSAVALNGEIYVLGGIGCEGVDRGQSRHCLNVVEIYNPDGDFWRDGPPLPWPLLSLRSNASNAGVVDGKLYVCGYYKGADRHDTITKDILQLDPWENVWTVVAKQALMHDSYDVCLVKSESSWTHAPSC; encoded by the exons atggatcTGAGATCCAGGCATGGTTTGACGTTGTTGGAACAGCTAAATCGAATGCGGGATGCTGAGCAGTTAACAGATGTGGTTCTAGTTGCTGAAGGTGTTAGCTTCCCATGCCACCGAGCGGTGCTTTCTGCCTTCAGCCCCTACTTCCGCGTAATGTTCACCTGTGGCCTGCGAGAGTGTACCAACCGTAAGGTGGTGTTAAGAGACATGCCGGCCCCAAGCCTGGCCCTTCTGCTGGAATACATGTACAGCTCCAATCTTCCACTCACTGCAGCCAATGTGCAGGGAATCTCTGTTGCTGCTTTTCTTCTACAGATGGATGAAGTTTTCAGTCGTTGTCAGATCTACATGATTGACAACATGGATGCTTCCAATTGCCTGGGCATCTATTATTATGCTCGTGATCTAGGGGCAGAAGAGTTGGCCGACCAGGCTCAGCGCTATTTGCGGCAGCACTTCACTGAAGTGTGCCTTGGGGAGGAAGTACTGGAGTTGGAGGCACACCAGCTAGGGGCATTATTGTGCTCAGACGACCTTAATGTTTCACGGGAAGAGAGTATTTTGGATGTGGTGATGCGCTGGGTGAAGTTTTGTCAGGGTGGTATAGGGCCAGAGGAAGAGAACCGGGCCAGGCACCTTCCAGAGCTCTTAAGGAAGGTACGTCTTCCACTGGTGGGTGCAGATTACTTGAAGGGGACGGTGAAAAGGAACACGATACTTCTAGCTGATGCCGAATGTCTTCAGATAATGGAAGAGGCAATTGAAGCAGCAAGCTTGGATTCAGATGCTCCACCCCAGCGAATGAAGCTGCGCTATGGCATGGAGACCACAGACCTCCTGCTCTGCATTGGTAATGACGGCGGAGGCATTCGCTCACGTTATGGAAGCTATACAGAGCGTAGCTTCTGTTATGCTCCCAAAACAGGCCGAACTCTTTTCATCACCTCCCCACGATATGGTGATGCGCTTGGATATGTCTTTGCTGGGGTGGTGACTGAGAAGAATGACATTATTGTTGCAGGAGAGCTCGGAGCAAGAAGGATGtcaagacagaaagacagaaatgtCGAGATTTTCAT GTACAACAAGGAAGCTCAAGGATCCTGGAAACACTTGAGCTCAGCAGAGTATCGTGATTCTTACGCATTGAGCTCTTTGGGAAAAAACCTTTATCTAATTGGGGGTCAAATGAAGCTGAAGAACCAGTTCCTCATCACCAACAGTGTTGAGCGCTGGTCTCTACAGGGTGGACCATGGCGTAGCGCTGCCCCTCTGCCCATGCCCCTGGCCTATCACAGCGTAGTTCGGATGAAGGGCCACCTATATGTGCTCGGGGGACGGACGCCACAG TCACACCGCACAGATGACGAGCCTGACCGAATGAGTAATCGCCTGCTTGAATATAACCCAGAAACCAACAAGTGGAGTGAACTTGGCCCtatgaaatattcaaaatacCGTTGCAGTGCAGTTGCACTCAATGGGGAAATCTATGTACTGG GTGGAATTGGGTGTGAAGGTGTGGATCGTGGCCAATCACGTCACTGCCTTAATGTAGTGGAGATCTACAACCCTGATGGGGATTTTTGGAGGGATGGTCCTCCTTTACCATGGCCTCTCCTATCACTTCGCAGCAATGCATCAAATGCTGGTGTTGTTGATGGAAAACTTTATGTCTGTGGATACTACAAAGGGGCAG ATCGTCACGATACCATCACTAAAGACATCCTGCAGTTGGATCCCTGGGAAAACGTATGGACTGTGGTGGCAAAGCAGGCGCTGATGCACGACAGTTACGATGTGTGTTTGGTCAAATCTGAATCCTCGTGGACTCATGCCCCCTCCTGCTGA